In Gossypium hirsutum isolate 1008001.06 chromosome D06, Gossypium_hirsutum_v2.1, whole genome shotgun sequence, one genomic interval encodes:
- the LOC121218178 gene encoding probable cysteine protease RD21B isoform X1 encodes MDSQPSTMAILLLMMFTLSSAFDMSVVSYDKSHPDRSMSSWRTFDEVMAMYEDWLVKDGKVYNGLGEKEKRFEIFKDNLRFIDEHNSEETHSFKLGLNQFADLTNEEYRFTFLGVKKPNKKVSKRSDRYVHLLGEAALPDSVDWRTKGAVAPVKDQGSCGSCWAFSTIAAVEGINKIITGDLIVLSEQELVDCDTSYNEGCNGGLMDYAFEFIIKNGGIDTEEDYPYTNHNGRCDTYRKNAKVVSIEAYENVPENDEGALKKAVSNQPVSVAIEAGGRAFQLYQSGIFDGQCGTQLDHGETIVGYGTENGKDYWIVRNSWGDNWGEAGYVRMERNVVDTKTGKCGIAMEASYPIKTGRNPPNPGPSPPSPVKPPTVCDNYYSCPESNTCCCVYEHYGYCLAWGCCSIEAATCCEDNYSCCPHDYPACNINELA; translated from the exons ATGGATTCACAACCATCAACAATGGCGATTCTCTTGCTAATGATGTTCACTTTATCATCAGCTTTCGACATGTCAGTCGTATCCTACGACAAATCCCATCCCGACCGGTCGATGTCTAGTTGGAGAACCTTCGACGAGGTTATGGCAATGTATGAGGACTGGCTTGTAAAAGATGGCAAAGTTTACAATGGTTTAGGAGAGAAAGAGAAAAGGTTCGAGATTTTTAAAGATAATCTCAGGTTCATCGATGAACATAACTCGGAGGAGACACATAGTTTCAAGCTTGGGTTGAACCAGTTCGCCGACTTGACCAACGAGGAGTACCGTTTTACTTTCTTGGGTGTTAAGAAACCTAATAAGAAGGTTTCCAAGAGGAGTGATCGTTACGTGCACCTCCTCGGCGAGGCGGCCTTGCCGGATTCTGTTGATTGGAGGACAAAAGGTGCTGTGGCTCCGGTTAAAGATCAAGGTTCTTGTG GGAGTTGCTGGGCTTTTTCAACTATTGCTGCAGTGGAAGGGATAAACAAAATCATTACAGGCGACCTCATAGTTCTCTCAGAGCAAGAATTAGTGGATTGTGATACATCCTACAATGAAGGATGCAATGGTGGCCTTATGGATTATGCCTTTGAATTCATCATAAAAAATGGTGGCATTGACACTGAAGAAGATTACCCTTATACCAATCATAATGGCAGATGTGACACCTATAGG AAGAATGCCAAGGTTGTTTCAATTGAAGCCTATGAAAATGTTCCGGAAAACGACGAGGGTGCATTGAAAAAGGCAGTCTCAAATCAACCGGTTAGTGTTGCTATCGAAGCCGGAGGCAGAGCTTTCCAGTTATATCAATCT GGTATATTTGATGGTCAATGTGGCACACAATTAGACCATGGTGAGACTATTGTTGGATATGGTACTGAAAATGGTAAAGACTATTGGATTGTAAGGAATTCATGGGGTGATAATTGGGGAGAGGCAGGCTATGTCCGGATGGAACGAAACGTGGTTGATACCAAGACCGGCAAATGCGGAATTGCAATGGAAGCCTCTTATCCTATCAAAACGGGACGAAATCCACCTAATCCGGGTCCTTCTCCGCCGTCTCCCGTAAAGCCTCCTACGGTTTGTGATAATTATTATAGTTGTCCCGAGAGCAATACTTGTTGTTGCGTCTACGAGCACTATGGCTACTGCCTCGCGTGGGGATGTTGCTCGATTGAGGCTGCTACTTGTTGTGAAGACAACTATAGTTGCTGTCCACATGACTACCCTGCTTGCAACATAAATGAACTTGCTTGA
- the LOC121218178 gene encoding probable cysteine protease RD21B isoform X2 produces the protein MDSQPSTMAILLLMMFTLSSAFDMSVVSYDKSHPDRSMSSWRTFDEVMAMYEDWLVKDGKVYNGLGEKEKRFEIFKDNLRFIDEHNSEETHSFKLGLNQFADLTNEEYRFTFLGVKKPNKKVSKRSDRYVHLLGEAALPDSVDWRTKGAVAPVKDQGSCGSCWAFSTIAAVEGINKIITGDLIVLSEQELVDCDTSYNEGCNGGLMDYAFEFIIKNGGIDTEEDYPYTNHNGRCDTYRKNAKVVSIEAYENVPENDEGALKKAVSNQPVSVAIEAGGRAFQLYQSGIFDGQCGTQLDHGETIVGYGTENGKDYWIVRNSWGDNWGEAGYVRMERNVVDTKTGKCGIAMEASYPIKTGRNPPNPGPSPPSPVKPPTVCDNYYSCPESNTCCCVYEHYGYCLAWGCCSIEAATCCEDNYSCCPHDYPACNINELACSQSKDNPLGVKAMKRTPAKPFWGDGSVVGKSRA, from the exons ATGGATTCACAACCATCAACAATGGCGATTCTCTTGCTAATGATGTTCACTTTATCATCAGCTTTCGACATGTCAGTCGTATCCTACGACAAATCCCATCCCGACCGGTCGATGTCTAGTTGGAGAACCTTCGACGAGGTTATGGCAATGTATGAGGACTGGCTTGTAAAAGATGGCAAAGTTTACAATGGTTTAGGAGAGAAAGAGAAAAGGTTCGAGATTTTTAAAGATAATCTCAGGTTCATCGATGAACATAACTCGGAGGAGACACATAGTTTCAAGCTTGGGTTGAACCAGTTCGCCGACTTGACCAACGAGGAGTACCGTTTTACTTTCTTGGGTGTTAAGAAACCTAATAAGAAGGTTTCCAAGAGGAGTGATCGTTACGTGCACCTCCTCGGCGAGGCGGCCTTGCCGGATTCTGTTGATTGGAGGACAAAAGGTGCTGTGGCTCCGGTTAAAGATCAAGGTTCTTGTG GGAGTTGCTGGGCTTTTTCAACTATTGCTGCAGTGGAAGGGATAAACAAAATCATTACAGGCGACCTCATAGTTCTCTCAGAGCAAGAATTAGTGGATTGTGATACATCCTACAATGAAGGATGCAATGGTGGCCTTATGGATTATGCCTTTGAATTCATCATAAAAAATGGTGGCATTGACACTGAAGAAGATTACCCTTATACCAATCATAATGGCAGATGTGACACCTATAGG AAGAATGCCAAGGTTGTTTCAATTGAAGCCTATGAAAATGTTCCGGAAAACGACGAGGGTGCATTGAAAAAGGCAGTCTCAAATCAACCGGTTAGTGTTGCTATCGAAGCCGGAGGCAGAGCTTTCCAGTTATATCAATCT GGTATATTTGATGGTCAATGTGGCACACAATTAGACCATGGTGAGACTATTGTTGGATATGGTACTGAAAATGGTAAAGACTATTGGATTGTAAGGAATTCATGGGGTGATAATTGGGGAGAGGCAGGCTATGTCCGGATGGAACGAAACGTGGTTGATACCAAGACCGGCAAATGCGGAATTGCAATGGAAGCCTCTTATCCTATCAAAACGGGACGAAATCCACCTAATCCGGGTCCTTCTCCGCCGTCTCCCGTAAAGCCTCCTACGGTTTGTGATAATTATTATAGTTGTCCCGAGAGCAATACTTGTTGTTGCGTCTACGAGCACTATGGCTACTGCCTCGCGTGGGGATGTTGCTCGATTGAGGCTGCTACTTGTTGTGAAGACAACTATAGTTGCTGTCCACATGACTACCCTGCTTGCAACATAAATGAACTTGCTTG TTCGCAGAGCAAGGACAATCCGTTGGGAGTGAAGGCGATGAAGCGGACTCCGGCGAAACCATTCTGGGGAGATGGAAGTGTAGTCGGAAAAAGCAGGGCTTAA